A window of Verrucomicrobiia bacterium contains these coding sequences:
- a CDS encoding alpha-L-arabinofuranosidase C-terminal domain-containing protein has protein sequence MPEQKPAVIPITRRRFIQQAAVGSAALLALPAARAAGPGAWIDILLDEPIGTISPDLYGHFTEHIGGVIYDGIWVGQDSKIPNQGGIRSALVKQMKRIKPSVVRWPGGCFADSYDWRDGVGPRAQRPRRTNFWINDPFLATAPDGPAKFDPNEFGTNEFMHFCRLIGAQPYLAANLRSNTPRDFYQWVEYCNAPAGKTTLSSQRAANGDPEPFDVRFWGVGNESWGCGGNFTPEEYAMEFRRFTAWVPGYGVPLAFIGSGPNGGDIDWTRKFFERLTERDRGLIRSLYGWAMHYYCGTAGKGDAIDFTVGDWYELLAKALRMEPLIEAHWAAMAERDPQHHVKLVVDEWGAWHRPGTQVDRSHLFGQTSTMRDALIAALTLDIFNRHAEKVAMANVAQLINNLHSLFLAHEERFVATPNFYVFEMYAAHHHGKSLRAIFDAPQVGGGQGSGGRLPGLAGSASLHDQQLILTVVNPHPTEPREAAINVRGAAVQSAKGRVLASNDIHAHNTFDQPHAVEARDINVEVNGGKLSPVFAPASITRLEMALG, from the coding sequence ATGCCGGAACAAAAACCCGCCGTAATTCCGATCACTCGACGCCGATTTATTCAACAGGCCGCCGTTGGCAGCGCTGCTCTGTTGGCTCTCCCCGCCGCACGGGCCGCGGGACCCGGCGCCTGGATTGATATCCTGCTGGACGAGCCCATCGGGACCATCTCCCCTGACCTTTACGGGCACTTCACCGAGCACATCGGCGGCGTCATCTACGACGGTATCTGGGTCGGCCAAGACTCCAAAATCCCTAACCAGGGCGGCATCCGCTCGGCGCTGGTCAAGCAGATGAAACGAATCAAGCCATCGGTCGTGCGTTGGCCTGGAGGTTGCTTCGCCGATAGCTATGATTGGCGCGATGGCGTTGGCCCCCGCGCTCAGCGACCCCGTCGAACCAATTTCTGGATCAACGACCCCTTTCTCGCAACCGCCCCCGATGGCCCCGCAAAATTCGACCCCAACGAATTCGGGACAAACGAGTTCATGCATTTTTGCAGGCTCATCGGAGCGCAGCCGTATCTGGCGGCTAATTTGCGCAGCAACACCCCGCGCGATTTCTATCAATGGGTCGAATACTGCAACGCGCCTGCAGGCAAAACCACTCTCTCGTCCCAACGCGCCGCCAACGGCGATCCCGAACCGTTCGACGTGCGCTTTTGGGGTGTCGGAAACGAATCCTGGGGTTGCGGCGGCAATTTTACTCCCGAGGAATACGCGATGGAATTCCGCCGCTTTACCGCCTGGGTGCCCGGCTACGGAGTCCCGCTGGCCTTCATCGGGTCCGGCCCGAACGGGGGCGACATCGATTGGACGCGGAAATTCTTCGAGCGCCTCACCGAGCGCGACCGCGGCCTGATTCGTAGCCTCTATGGCTGGGCGATGCACTATTATTGCGGCACGGCCGGCAAAGGCGATGCCATTGATTTTACCGTTGGCGATTGGTATGAGCTGCTGGCCAAAGCCCTTCGAATGGAACCTCTCATCGAGGCGCACTGGGCCGCCATGGCTGAGCGCGACCCCCAACACCATGTCAAACTGGTCGTGGACGAATGGGGCGCCTGGCATCGCCCCGGCACCCAGGTTGACCGCTCCCACCTTTTCGGCCAAACCTCCACCATGCGCGATGCCCTCATCGCAGCGCTCACCCTGGACATTTTCAACCGGCACGCCGAGAAAGTTGCCATGGCCAACGTGGCGCAGCTTATCAATAACCTGCACTCGTTGTTTCTGGCCCACGAAGAGCGTTTCGTCGCTACGCCCAACTTCTACGTGTTCGAAATGTACGCCGCCCATCACCATGGCAAATCGCTGCGCGCGATTTTCGATGCGCCCCAGGTTGGAGGCGGGCAAGGCAGCGGAGGGCGGCTGCCGGGGCTGGCCGGGTCGGCATCTTTGCATGACCAGCAATTGATTCTGACGGTCGTCAATCCTCATCCAACCGAGCCGCGCGAAGCGGCTATCAACGTCCGCGGCGCTGCGGTTCAATCCGCAAAGGGCCGCGTTTTGGCCTCCAACGATATCCATGCTCATAACACATTCGACCAGCCTCATGCCGTCGAAGCGCGCGATATCAACGTCGAGGTGAATGGCGGGAAATTGAGTCCTGTCTTTGCGCCCGCATCGATTACAAGACTGGAGATGGCTCTGGGCTGA